Part of the Candidatus Neomarinimicrobiota bacterium genome is shown below.
GTAACACTTTTTGCAAGATTTCGAGGTTGGTCTACATCACACCCCCGAAGCACAGCTAAGTGATAAGCCAAGAGCTGCAACGGCACCGAAGCAACAATTGAAAAAGTTCTGGGGTGCGAAGAGGGAACTTCGATAATGTGATCAGATAGATTCACCAGTTCGGAAGTTTTTCTGTCTGTCACAGTAATGATCTGCCCACGCCGGGCCTTCACCTCTTGAATATTGGATAGAACTTTTTCAAATGTCTTGTCGTGAGGCGCCAAGAACACCACCGGCATCTTTTCATCGATGAGGGCAATGGGGCCGTGCTTCATCTCAGCAGCGGGGTAACCTTCGGCGTGGATGTAGGAGATCTCCTTCAGCTTGAGAGCCCCTTCCAGTGCTACGGGAAAATTGAGGCCACGACCGAGATAGAGAAAGTTGTCCGCCTCTAACGTCTCTTCAGCCACGCTGAGAATATGATCACTTTGAGAAAGAACATCCTCTACCTGTTCACCCATTTCAGACATGGCCTTGGCCAAGCGGCCGCATTCACCCATCGACATGCCGTTGTTTCGGCCTAGATGGAGTGCCAGCATGAAAAGAACGGTCACCTGGGCAGTGAACGCTTTTGTGGATGCGACCCCGATCTCCGGACCAGCATGGGTGTAAATGCCACAATCTGTCTCCCGGGAAATGGAACTACCCACAACATTGCAAATTCCCACAGACAGGGCGCCTAGCTCCTTGGCCTTTCGGATGGCCGCTAGCGTATCAGCCGTCTCGCCGGACTGAGAAACGGCGATGATCACAGTGTTAGAATCGATAATGGGCTCCCGATAGCGGAACTCTGAAGCGTAGTCCACATGAACAGGAATTTGAGCAAATTCCTCCAGAAGATTTTTTCCTATAAGGCCAGCATGCCAAGAGGTTCCACAGGCAGTGATATAAATTCTGCTGGCATTTTCTATCCTCGGGAGATAATCAGCAATACCTCCCAAGTGTGCCGTTCCTGTTTCCAACGACAGCCGGCCCCGCATGGTATCCGTAATGGTGTGGACCTGGTCGTGAATCTCTTTCAACATAAAATGAGGAAACCCACCCTTTTCGATCTCCTCCAGATTATACTCAATCCTTTCAATAACTTTGTTTACAGGTTTGTTATCACCGATGCGGCGGACTTCGTAATTGCTCTTGTTGATTTCAACGAGATCGCCATCATCAAGGAAAACAACGTTGCGAGTGTAGGATATAATGGGCGAAGCATCTGAGGCGAGGAACTGCTCGCCGTCACCGAGCCCAAGTACAAGCGGACTACCCAATCTAGCACCTACGAGCGTATCAGGTTCATCAGAACAAATAGCCAAAATACCATAAGTTCCAACAGTGTCTTGGAGTGCTACTTGAACTGAATCTGCAAATGAGAGTGAATCAGCTGAATAGATTTTTCCAATAAGTTGTACAAGCACTTCTGTATCTGTATCTGTCTGAAATTCAACACCTTCCCTTTCAAGAGCTTCCCGGAGTGTGCTGTAGTTTTCGATAATTCCATTATGGATAAGTGAGATTTTGCCAGAACCGTCAGAATGGGGGTGTGCGTTGATATCATTAGGAACACCATGCGTCGCCCATCGTGTATGTCCAATGCCCACCGATCCCCGGATCGTCGACTCATCCAGCAATCTTTCCAGATCCCTCACCTTCCCTTCACATTTCACAACTTTGTTAACGCCTTTATCCACCGTGGCGATACCCGCCGAATCATACCCTCTGTATTCCAGACGTTTCAAACCTTGAACAAGGATAGGGACGGCATCTTTATTACCGATATATCCGACGATTCCACACATGGCTTAACCTTTCAAAATTATTCAGTTACTCCCATTCAATGGTGCTGGGCGGCTTAGAACTCACATCATACACCACACGGTTCACCCCTGCCACCGAATTGACAATCTTGTTTGATACCTCCGCCAAAACATTCTCCGGCAATCGGTACCAGTCGGCGGTCATCCCGTCCACACTGGTCACCGCCCTAAGAGAGATTAGATTGGCATAAGTTCTCTCATCACCCATGACGCCTACCGTTTTCACTGGAACCAGCACGGCAAAAGCCTGCCAGATTTCGTCATAAATTTCGTGTGCCTTCAACGCCTCGATGAAGATGTGATCAGCCTCTTGCAGGATTTCCACTCTTTCCTCTGTGATTTCACCTATGATTCTAACACCCAATCCAGGGCCGGGAAACGGATGTCTCCCTAATACGTCGGGAGGAAGTCCAAGTTCCTTCCCCACATCCCGTACTTCGTCCTTAAAAAGTTCACGAAGTGGCTCAATAAGCTCAAATTCCATATCTTTCGGCAAGCCACCAACATTGTGGTGAGATTTGATTACATCGGCTGTCCCCCGGACTCCACCGCTCTCGATCACATCTGGGTAGAGGGTCCCCTGGGCAAGAAATTTGAAGTCACCACCGGCCTGCGCCGCAGATTCAAAAGAGCGGATAAACTGTTCACCAATAATACTTCGCTTCTTCTCGGGATCAGTGACACCGTTGAGTCTAGAGAGGAAATTATCTGAAAAATCGTGATGCTCAATGGGGAAACCAAGGCTCTCTCTCAGTCGTCCCTGGATGTAGTCCGGTTCATTTTTTCGAAGCAGACCGTGATCCACAAAAACACACCTAAGCTGGTCTCCAATAGCCTCGTAGATCAGTTTCGCCATCACCGAAGAATCCACACCACCGCTGACGGCACAGAGAACTCTCTCATCCCCCAAAGCCTCACGAAGTTCTTCAACAGTAGAGGTCACAAAAGATGCCGGCGTCCAATCCTTCTTGCACCTGGCCACACTGAATAGAAAGTTAGAGAAAATCTGCTTCCCATCAATAGTGTGAATCACTTCAGGATGGAATTGAGTTCCCAGAACCAGTCCACCATCCCTTTCAGCAGCTGCCAAAACACCGTTGCCGGAACGGGCCAGGACTGACCAATTCCCTGGCAACTCATCCACAGCATCGCCGTGACTCATCCACACTTGCGTCTTGTCTGTAACTCCGTTGAACAGCTTGCCGCCGTTCTCAATGGACAGTTCAGCAAAGCCGTACTCACGTTGACCGTTTGCTTTCACAACACCACCATCGTGGTTCATAAGAAGCCCAAATCCGTAGCAAATGCCGAGAACAGGAACATCCATCTCTATGACAGCAGAATCGAGAGTAGGAGCACCCTTAGCATAGACACTGTCCGGTCCTCCAGACAATACTACCGCTATGGGAGAGCGTTGAATTATTTCATCACTCGTGGCAGAATGCGGGAGTATCTCAGAGTAAACATTCTGCTCCCGAATCCGCCTAGCAATGAGTTGGGTGTACTGAGAGCCGTAATCGATGATGAGAACAGTCTGCTTATGTCTCAATGTTCACAAATTCCTCCCACTCTTTCAATTCTTCCAGTGCACTCTCGCTTGTAAGGTTATAGTGAAGTGGCGTCACTGACACATAGCCGTCCCGCAAGGCGACGTCATCAATATGCGGATCAACCTCAGATGACACCAGTTCACCATCCATCCAAAAATAAACTCGCTGCCTCGGATCAACTCTTCTGTCGAAGCGCTCCTCATAATTGCTAGTCCCTTGCCTAGTAAATCGAACACCCTTAGCTTTTCCGTTGGGCGTTTTAGGAACATTTATATTCAAAGCTGTTCCTTCAGCAATTCCTTTTTCAAGAGTGACTCTGACAAACCGATCAGCAACCTTTGCCGCGTAACTGTAATCGGGAGAGACCCAAGCATCCAGCGAAATTGCCAAAGCCGGAACGCCTAGGATAATCGCCTCAGTAGCTGCGGAGACCGTACCAGAGTAGAGAATGCTCATTCCTATATTTGCACCTCTGTTGATACCTGAGACCACTAGGTCCGGTTTTCTCTCTAGAATCACCTTGATGGCCAGCTTCACACAGTCGGCAGGCGTCCCTGCCACAGCATAGCCGGAAAAACCGTTTTCTCTTTCCAATTCCTTGATGCGAATAGGATCAGAAATTGTAATGGCATGTCCCACAGCACTCTTCTCAGTTTCCGGCGCTACCACCACGGTCTCACCAATTCTAGCCACAGCCTGCTGGAGGACAAAGATACCTTTCGAGTATATGCCGTCATCGTTGGTAACCAGAATAAGAGGTTCAGGCATTAACTTCAACCCTTTGATGTCCAAATTCGAGAATCCGGGTTAAAACTTCCTTCATCTCTTTCCGGTGAATAATCCTGTCCACGAATCCTTTTTCCACGAGAAATTCAGACCGCTGAAATCCTTCCGGTAGGTCCTCGCCAATGGTCAGCTTTATAACCCTCGGCCCAGCAAACCCAATAAGAGCGCCAGGCTCAGCCAGAATTACATCCCCCTGCATCCCGTAACTTGCGCTAACGCCGCCGGTTGTGGGATCAGTGAGAATCGAAATGTAAAGACCCCTCGCTTCGGAAAAACGGGCAAGCTTCGCTGAAATTTTTGCAAGCTGCATGAGGGAATATACACCTTCCTGCATACGGGCACCGCCTGAGGCGCAGATCATTACCAGCGGTACTGAATTCTCCAGCGCGTAATCAATGGCCCGGGACATCTTCTCTCCCACCACCGAGCCCATACTGCCCCCGATGAAAGAAAAATTCATGACACCCAACACAATCTTGTGCTTCCCAAGATTACCCACATAAGTGGATATGGCATCAGGACCGCCCGTTCTGACTATGGCCTCCTTTAGCTGAACCGAATAGCTCTTTTTCGCCTTGAATTTCAGCGGATCAGCTGAGCGGAGCTGAGGATTCAGTTCTTTATAACCATACTCATCAAAGAGGATTTTCAAGTAATTCTCCGGCTCCAATCGAAAATGGAACTGGCAGTGAGGGCATACCATCATTTTCTTCACCAATTCCCGCCTGAAGAGAATCTCTTCACAGCTGGGACACTTTTCCCACAGTCCGTCTGGAATGGACTTCTTTTTGGTAGTTGTGACCTTTTCCTTCTGCCGTTTAAACCATGGAGTCATAGCTAATAAATTTGGTCATTCTTCCACAGTAATCCAATGTCACTCAAGAGGCGGCTTTTCCGCCGATCTGAAAGGAAGCAATGTAATTTGGCTCGAAAGCGTGGAATTCTTTCACAGCCAGTTCAGAATAACGGTTCGTCGCAATCCTACCAACAGCCTTGGCAGAAGGGACGCCTTGGTATACGTTCACACCATCAACATAGCTGTCCAGGAATTGATCACAACCGTAATGGACAAGCTGACCACCTTTGGGAACCTCTGTCACAGCTTCTTCCCATGTGGCTGACACAGCCAGACTCTTAGTCTCCCAAATATCAGCTCTTTTAAAAAATTTCTGATGATACACATAATTCTTATGTGAAAAAAGAACAGTTTCGACATCACCTAATTCTAACCCGCAGTTCTCGGTTATGGCCAGGAGTGTCGGCACTGGAACCAGAGATAGATCACCGCTGAAAGCAACCCCCTTGGCAAAACTGAGGCCAATCCGCAGTCCCGTAAACGAGCCGGGGCCTATGGAGACAGCAACAGCGGAAAGTTTAGAGATGTCTGTATCACCTTCTTCCAGAACCTCCTCGCAAAAATG
Proteins encoded:
- the glmS gene encoding glutamine--fructose-6-phosphate transaminase (isomerizing), whose product is MCGIVGYIGNKDAVPILVQGLKRLEYRGYDSAGIATVDKGVNKVVKCEGKVRDLERLLDESTIRGSVGIGHTRWATHGVPNDINAHPHSDGSGKISLIHNGIIENYSTLREALEREGVEFQTDTDTEVLVQLIGKIYSADSLSFADSVQVALQDTVGTYGILAICSDEPDTLVGARLGSPLVLGLGDGEQFLASDASPIISYTRNVVFLDDGDLVEINKSNYEVRRIGDNKPVNKVIERIEYNLEEIEKGGFPHFMLKEIHDQVHTITDTMRGRLSLETGTAHLGGIADYLPRIENASRIYITACGTSWHAGLIGKNLLEEFAQIPVHVDYASEFRYREPIIDSNTVIIAVSQSGETADTLAAIRKAKELGALSVGICNVVGSSISRETDCGIYTHAGPEIGVASTKAFTAQVTVLFMLALHLGRNNGMSMGECGRLAKAMSEMGEQVEDVLSQSDHILSVAEETLEADNFLYLGRGLNFPVALEGALKLKEISYIHAEGYPAAEMKHGPIALIDEKMPVVFLAPHDKTFEKVLSNIQEVKARRGQIITVTDRKTSELVNLSDHIIEVPSSHPRTFSIVASVPLQLLAYHLAVLRGCDVDQPRNLAKSVT
- the guaA gene encoding glutamine-hydrolyzing GMP synthase; amino-acid sequence: MRHKQTVLIIDYGSQYTQLIARRIREQNVYSEILPHSATSDEIIQRSPIAVVLSGGPDSVYAKGAPTLDSAVIEMDVPVLGICYGFGLLMNHDGGVVKANGQREYGFAELSIENGGKLFNGVTDKTQVWMSHGDAVDELPGNWSVLARSGNGVLAAAERDGGLVLGTQFHPEVIHTIDGKQIFSNFLFSVARCKKDWTPASFVTSTVEELREALGDERVLCAVSGGVDSSVMAKLIYEAIGDQLRCVFVDHGLLRKNEPDYIQGRLRESLGFPIEHHDFSDNFLSRLNGVTDPEKKRSIIGEQFIRSFESAAQAGGDFKFLAQGTLYPDVIESGGVRGTADVIKSHHNVGGLPKDMEFELIEPLRELFKDEVRDVGKELGLPPDVLGRHPFPGPGLGVRIIGEITEERVEILQEADHIFIEALKAHEIYDEIWQAFAVLVPVKTVGVMGDERTYANLISLRAVTSVDGMTADWYRLPENVLAEVSNKIVNSVAGVNRVVYDVSSKPPSTIEWE
- the surE gene encoding 5'/3'-nucleotidase SurE; translated protein: MPEPLILVTNDDGIYSKGIFVLQQAVARIGETVVVAPETEKSAVGHAITISDPIRIKELERENGFSGYAVAGTPADCVKLAIKVILERKPDLVVSGINRGANIGMSILYSGTVSAATEAIILGVPALAISLDAWVSPDYSYAAKVADRFVRVTLEKGIAEGTALNINVPKTPNGKAKGVRFTRQGTSNYEERFDRRVDPRQRVYFWMDGELVSSEVDPHIDDVALRDGYVSVTPLHYNLTSESALEELKEWEEFVNIET
- a CDS encoding acetyl-CoA carboxylase carboxyltransferase subunit beta, which produces MTPWFKRQKEKVTTTKKKSIPDGLWEKCPSCEEILFRRELVKKMMVCPHCQFHFRLEPENYLKILFDEYGYKELNPQLRSADPLKFKAKKSYSVQLKEAIVRTGGPDAISTYVGNLGKHKIVLGVMNFSFIGGSMGSVVGEKMSRAIDYALENSVPLVMICASGGARMQEGVYSLMQLAKISAKLARFSEARGLYISILTDPTTGGVSASYGMQGDVILAEPGALIGFAGPRVIKLTIGEDLPEGFQRSEFLVEKGFVDRIIHRKEMKEVLTRILEFGHQRVEVNA
- the tsaB gene encoding tRNA (adenosine(37)-N6)-threonylcarbamoyltransferase complex dimerization subunit type 1 TsaB; amino-acid sequence: MAIETASSVCGVVLMDGEEVLACREEVLDREHAEKLPHFCEEVLEEGDTDISKLSAVAVSIGPGSFTGLRIGLSFAKGVAFSGDLSLVPVPTLLAITENCGLELGDVETVLFSHKNYVYHQKFFKRADIWETKSLAVSATWEEAVTEVPKGGQLVHYGCDQFLDSYVDGVNVYQGVPSAKAVGRIATNRYSELAVKEFHAFEPNYIASFQIGGKAAS